The Patagioenas fasciata isolate bPatFas1 chromosome 25, bPatFas1.hap1, whole genome shotgun sequence genome includes a region encoding these proteins:
- the ID3 gene encoding DNA-binding protein inhibitor ID-3, with translation MKAISPVRSVRSCYEAVCCLSEQSLAIARGGNNKSPALEEPMNLLYDMNDCYSKLRELVPGIPQGTKVSQVEILQHVIDYIFDLQIVLEEGAKGRDPSSEATLFSLKAAELASELCSKDERSLCH, from the exons ATGAAAGCCATCAGCCCGGTGCGGTCCGTCCGGAGCTGCTACGAGGCCGTTTGCTGCCTGTCGGAGCAAAGTTTGGCCATCGCCCGGGGGGGCAACAACAAGAGCCCGGCCCTGGAGGAGCCCATGAACTTGCTGTACGATATGAACGATTGTTACTCCAAACTGCGGGAGCTGGTGCCGGGGATCCCGCAAGGGACCAAGGTGAGCCAGGTGGAGATCCTGCAGCACGTCATCGACTACATCTTCGACCTCCAGATCGTGCTGGAGGAGGGGGCCAAGGGCCGGGACCCCTCCTCCGAGGCCACCCTGTTCTCCCTTAAG GCGGCCGAACTCGCCTCCGAACTCTGCTCCAAAGACGAGAGAAGTTTGTGTCACTAA